The following are from one region of the Nicotiana tomentosiformis chromosome 7, ASM39032v3, whole genome shotgun sequence genome:
- the LOC117280259 gene encoding uncharacterized protein, which produces MWDIWEEEMYNWLTKIYSKHVDLVSTQNVLVLAETTEPPSDFILPLLRYQNEWLAWSLKQEESTARGGILADEMRMGKTVQAIALVLAKCELQRTNSSNSSILSSLPSTSQAVKGTLVICPFVGVMQWFGEIDRCTTNSSNKILVYHGTNREKHMHKLAEYDFVITTYSTIEVDYKKYMTPSKQQSKNLKPLGEILDQKTDSTEKMSNSGSIDNSVVSRRKLALHSLKWDRIILDKASHTFTYQ; this is translated from the coding sequence TTAGCACTCAGAACGTGTTGGTTTTAGCTGAAACAACCGAGCCACCATCTGATTTTATATTGCCATTGCTGAGGTACCAAAATGAGTGGTTGGCTTGGTCATTAAAGCAAGAAGAATCTACAGCAAGAGGAGGTATTCTTGCTGATGAAATGAGAATGGGGAAGACTGTTCAAGCCATAGCACTTGTGCTAGCTAAATGCGAATTACAAAGAACAAATAGTAGTAATTCCAGTATATTGTCATCTTTACCAAGTACTTCCCAGGCAGTCAAAGGAACTCTTGTTATATGTCCTTTTGTTGGAGTAATGCAATGGTTTGGTGAGATTGATCGTTGCACGACTAATAGTAGCAACAAAATACTTGTTTATCATGGCACTAACAGGGAGAAACATATGCACAAATTGGCGGAATATGATTTTGTTATTACTACCTACTCCACCATTGAGGTTGACTATAAGAAGTATATGACGCCGTCAAAACAGCAGAGTAAGAACTTAAAACCTCTGGGAGAAATATTGGACCAGAAAACAGATTCTACAGAAAAAATGAGCAACAGTGGTTCTATTGATAATTCAGTTGTGTCCAGGAGGAAGTTAGCTTTGCATTCACTGAAGTGGGACCGCATCATTTTGGATAAGGCAAGTCATACATTTACATACCAGTAG